A section of the Frankiales bacterium genome encodes:
- a CDS encoding thioredoxin domain-containing protein, with product MSPAPKESKRTTKEKAAAARAAAEAEQRRRDRRVRILGGIAVVVAVGLIFGAVYWNNSQQSSAGTTSGTVADAAVPTGVLTGTGSTPWGVPYNTAAGKPTLAIWEDFQCPSCGQFEQTHGADVVKMADEGKVNLVWRPTAFLDARFAATSPNPNSSLAAAMAWGCAIDAGKAQQYHSVVFHNQPANEGDGYSQAQLLDFGKQAGITGDAYTTFETCVQSGIYRDWVNNSYQAFQDDGVPGTPTAYLNGTEVPSATLNDMTALAKLIADNS from the coding sequence ATGAGCCCCGCCCCCAAGGAGAGCAAGCGCACGACCAAGGAGAAGGCCGCCGCGGCGCGCGCCGCGGCCGAGGCCGAGCAGCGCCGCCGCGACCGGCGCGTGCGCATCCTCGGCGGCATCGCCGTGGTCGTCGCCGTCGGCCTGATCTTCGGCGCCGTCTACTGGAACAACTCCCAGCAGTCGAGCGCCGGCACCACCAGCGGCACCGTGGCCGACGCCGCCGTGCCCACGGGGGTCCTCACCGGCACCGGCTCCACGCCCTGGGGCGTGCCGTACAACACCGCCGCCGGCAAGCCGACGCTGGCCATCTGGGAGGACTTCCAGTGCCCCAGCTGCGGGCAGTTCGAGCAGACCCACGGCGCGGACGTCGTGAAGATGGCCGACGAGGGCAAGGTCAACCTCGTGTGGCGGCCCACGGCGTTCCTCGACGCCCGGTTCGCCGCCACGAGCCCCAACCCCAACTCCTCGCTGGCCGCGGCCATGGCCTGGGGCTGCGCGATCGACGCCGGCAAGGCGCAGCAGTACCACTCGGTGGTGTTCCACAACCAGCCGGCCAACGAGGGCGACGGCTACTCGCAGGCCCAGCTGCTCGACTTCGGCAAGCAGGCCGGCATCACCGGTGACGCCTACACGACGTTCGAGACCTGCGTGCAGAGCGGCATCTACCGCGACTGGGTCAACAACTCCTACCAGGCGTTCCAGGACGACGGCGTCCCCGGCACCCCCACCGCGTACCTCAACGGCACCGAGGTGCCGTCGGCGACGCTCAACGACATGACCGCGCTGGCCAAGCTCATCGCCGACAACTCGTGA
- a CDS encoding DoxX family membrane protein, translating into MIGHVSPDVRAWIGTALRLVLAGILFWSGLAKLLESNDARREAILAYRVFPASWVDFLGWALPGVEVLLAVLLLVGLFTRWAALGTALLMLGFILGISSVWIRGYSIDCGCFGGGGDVSEEGKVWRYTSELLRDFLFMGMAVWLVAWPRTKLSLDGEPFDPDAYDDDLTDDPSALEEPTR; encoded by the coding sequence ATGATCGGGCACGTGAGTCCTGACGTCCGTGCCTGGATCGGCACCGCCCTGCGCCTCGTCCTGGCCGGGATCCTGTTCTGGTCCGGGCTGGCCAAGCTGCTCGAGTCCAACGACGCGCGCCGCGAGGCGATCCTCGCCTACCGCGTGTTCCCGGCGTCGTGGGTCGACTTCCTCGGCTGGGCGCTGCCCGGCGTCGAGGTGCTGCTCGCCGTGCTGCTCCTCGTCGGGCTGTTCACCCGCTGGGCCGCACTGGGCACCGCCCTGCTGATGCTCGGGTTCATCCTCGGCATCTCCAGCGTGTGGATCCGCGGCTACTCGATCGACTGCGGCTGCTTCGGCGGCGGCGGCGACGTGAGCGAGGAGGGCAAGGTCTGGCGCTACACCTCCGAGCTGCTGCGCGACTTCCTGTTCATGGGGATGGCCGTGTGGCTTGTGGCGTGGCCCCGCACCAAGCTCTCGCTCGACGGCGAGCCGTTCGACCCGGACGCCTACGACGACGACCTGACCGATGACCCCTCCGCGCTCGAGGAGCCGACCCGATGA
- a CDS encoding tryptophan synthase subunit alpha gives MSRLHETFAAARAENRAALVGYLPAGFPDVDGAIDAIRVMVENGVDIVEIGLPYSDPLMDGPTIQAAAEAALRGGVTTSLVLKTVEAVAATGAPTLVMTYWSPVERYGVERFATDLAAAGGVGVITPDLTPEEAGPWIAATDAAGLDRVFLVAPSSTEERIGVVCGITTGFVYAASLMGVTGVASVSAAAPALVARTRPHTSLPVAVGLGVTTAEQAADVAAYADGVIVGSAFVRRLLDAPTRAEGIASVGRLAAELAQGVRRR, from the coding sequence GTGAGCCGCCTGCACGAGACCTTCGCCGCGGCGAGGGCCGAGAACCGTGCCGCGCTCGTCGGCTACCTGCCCGCCGGCTTCCCCGACGTCGACGGCGCGATCGACGCCATCCGGGTGATGGTCGAGAACGGCGTCGACATCGTGGAGATCGGGCTGCCCTACAGCGACCCGCTGATGGACGGGCCCACGATCCAGGCGGCGGCCGAGGCCGCCCTGCGGGGCGGCGTCACCACCTCGCTCGTGCTCAAGACCGTCGAGGCGGTCGCGGCCACGGGCGCGCCCACCCTCGTGATGACCTACTGGAGCCCGGTCGAGCGCTACGGCGTCGAGCGCTTCGCGACCGACCTCGCGGCAGCCGGCGGCGTCGGCGTCATCACCCCGGACCTCACCCCCGAGGAGGCCGGGCCGTGGATCGCCGCCACGGACGCCGCGGGCCTCGACCGCGTGTTCCTGGTCGCGCCGAGCTCCACCGAGGAGCGGATCGGCGTGGTCTGCGGGATCACCACGGGGTTCGTCTACGCCGCGAGCCTCATGGGCGTCACCGGCGTCGCGTCCGTGTCGGCCGCGGCGCCGGCCCTCGTGGCCCGCACCCGGCCGCACACGTCGCTGCCGGTGGCCGTGGGCCTCGGCGTGACCACCGCCGAGCAGGCCGCCGACGTCGCCGCCTACGCCGACGGGGTGATCGTGGGCTCGGCGTTCGTGCGCCGCCTGCTCGACGCGCCCACGCGGGCCGAGGGGATCGCCTCCGTGGGCCGCCTGGCGGCCGAGCTCGCGCAGGGCGTGCGCCGCCGCTGA
- the trpB gene encoding tryptophan synthase subunit beta, translating to MTTTHSDPDSAAAQVPDPAGHFGRYGGRFVPEALIVALDELDAAFRAAQADPAFHAELAGLLASYTGRPSPLTDCPRFGAHAGGARVLLKREDLNHTGSHKINNVLGQALLTVRMGKKRVIAETGAGQHGVATATAAALMGLECVVYMGEEDTRRQALNVARMRLLGAEVVPVRAGSRTLKDAMNEAMRDWVTNVEDTHYLIGTVAGPAPFPEMVREFQKVIGVEARAQVLELVGRLPDAVTACVGGGSNAIGIFSGFVDDPGVALHGYEAGGEGVETGRHAATITGGSVGVLHGTRSYVLQDDDGQTIESHSISAGLDYPGVGPEHAWLADTGRAHYSAVTDTEAMDAFRLLCLTEGIIPAIETAHALAGTLRLGRELGPDAVIVVNCSGRGDKDVETASRWFGLLEGERAPEGRA from the coding sequence ATGACCACCACGCACAGCGACCCGGACTCCGCCGCTGCGCAGGTCCCCGACCCCGCCGGCCACTTCGGCCGCTACGGCGGACGGTTCGTGCCCGAGGCGCTCATCGTCGCCCTCGACGAGCTCGACGCCGCCTTCCGCGCCGCGCAGGCCGACCCGGCGTTCCACGCGGAGCTCGCCGGGCTGCTCGCGTCGTACACGGGCCGCCCGAGCCCGCTCACGGACTGCCCGCGCTTCGGCGCGCACGCCGGCGGGGCGCGCGTCCTGCTCAAGCGCGAGGACCTCAACCACACCGGGTCGCACAAGATCAACAACGTGCTCGGCCAGGCGCTGCTCACCGTCCGCATGGGCAAGAAGCGGGTCATCGCCGAGACCGGTGCGGGGCAGCACGGCGTCGCCACGGCCACCGCGGCCGCGCTGATGGGCCTCGAGTGCGTGGTCTACATGGGCGAGGAGGACACCCGGCGCCAGGCGCTCAACGTCGCGCGCATGCGCCTGCTCGGGGCCGAGGTCGTGCCCGTGCGGGCCGGCAGCCGCACCCTCAAGGACGCCATGAACGAGGCCATGCGCGACTGGGTCACCAACGTCGAGGACACCCACTACCTCATCGGCACGGTCGCCGGCCCGGCGCCGTTCCCGGAGATGGTGCGCGAGTTCCAGAAGGTGATCGGCGTCGAGGCCCGGGCCCAGGTGCTCGAGCTCGTCGGCCGGCTGCCCGACGCCGTCACCGCCTGCGTCGGCGGCGGCTCCAACGCGATCGGCATCTTCTCGGGGTTCGTCGACGACCCGGGCGTGGCGCTGCACGGCTACGAGGCGGGCGGCGAGGGGGTCGAGACCGGGCGGCACGCCGCCACGATCACCGGCGGCTCCGTGGGCGTGCTGCACGGCACCCGCTCGTACGTCCTCCAGGACGACGACGGGCAGACGATCGAGTCGCACTCGATCAGCGCCGGGCTCGACTACCCGGGCGTGGGGCCCGAGCACGCCTGGCTGGCCGACACGGGCCGGGCGCACTACTCCGCGGTGACCGACACCGAGGCGATGGACGCGTTCCGCCTGCTGTGCCTCACCGAGGGGATCATCCCGGCCATCGAGACGGCGCACGCGCTCGCCGGCACCCTGCGGCTGGGCCGCGAGCTCGGGCCCGACGCGGTCATCGTCGTGAACTGCTCGGGCCGCGGCGACAAGGACGTCGAGACCGCGAGCCGGTGGTTCGGCCTGCTCGAGGGCGAGCGCGCACCGGAGGGGCGGGCGTGA
- the trpC gene encoding indole-3-glycerol phosphate synthase TrpC — MTVLDDILDGVRADLAERQARTTLDELKELAAARPPALDAEAVLRGDGVSVIAEVKRSSPSKGALAAIADPAALALDYQAGGAHVISVLTEGRRFGGSLDDLAAVRAAVDVPVLRKDFIVSSYQLWEARAHGADVALLIVAALEQEALVSLVERARSLGLTPLVEVHDTEEVARALDAGATVVGVNVRNLKTLEVDRETFARVAPSIPSSCVRIAESGVRGPHDLLAYAHAGADAVLVGESLVTGGDPRTAVHDLVTAGAHPAVKNARG, encoded by the coding sequence ATGACGGTGCTCGACGACATCCTGGACGGCGTCCGCGCCGACCTCGCCGAGCGTCAGGCGCGGACCACCCTCGACGAGCTCAAGGAGCTGGCCGCGGCCCGCCCGCCGGCCCTCGACGCCGAGGCCGTGCTGCGCGGCGACGGCGTCTCGGTCATCGCGGAGGTCAAGCGCTCCAGCCCGAGCAAGGGCGCGCTGGCGGCGATCGCCGACCCGGCCGCGCTGGCCCTCGACTACCAGGCCGGCGGCGCCCACGTGATCAGCGTGCTCACCGAGGGGCGGCGCTTCGGCGGGTCGCTCGACGACCTCGCGGCCGTGCGGGCCGCGGTCGACGTCCCCGTGCTGCGCAAGGACTTCATCGTCAGCAGCTACCAGCTGTGGGAGGCGCGGGCCCACGGCGCCGACGTCGCGCTGCTCATCGTCGCCGCCCTCGAGCAGGAGGCGCTGGTGTCGCTCGTGGAGCGCGCCCGCAGCCTCGGGCTCACCCCGCTCGTCGAGGTGCACGACACCGAGGAGGTGGCCCGCGCGCTCGACGCCGGCGCCACCGTGGTGGGCGTCAACGTCCGCAACCTCAAGACCCTCGAGGTCGACCGCGAGACCTTCGCCCGGGTCGCTCCGTCGATCCCGTCGTCGTGCGTGCGCATCGCCGAGTCCGGCGTCCGCGGCCCCCACGACCTGCTCGCCTACGCCCACGCGGGTGCGGACGCCGTGCTGGTGGGGGAGAGTCTCGTCACCGGGGGCGACCCGCGCACCGCGGTGCACGACCTCGTCACCGCCGGCGCGCACCCCGCGGTGAAGAACGCCCGAGGCTGA